In one window of Brassica rapa cultivar Chiifu-401-42 chromosome A07, CAAS_Brap_v3.01, whole genome shotgun sequence DNA:
- the LOC103830895 gene encoding metalloendoproteinase 2-MMP translates to MRFCVLGLLSFILIASPVSAWFFPNSTSIPPSLRNTTRVFWNAFSNFTGCHHGQNVDGLFRIKKYFQRFGYIPETYTGNFTDDFDDILKAAVELYQKNFRLDVTGELDAPTIKHIVIPRCGNPDVVNGTSVMHNGRRKTFEVNFSPGGRIPRLHTVKHYTLFPGEPRWPKDRRDLTYAFDPRNPLTDEVKGVFARAFGRWAEVTELNFTNIESFTTSDITIGFYTGDHGDGEPFDGVLGTLAHAFSPPSGKFHLDADENWVVSGDLDSFLSVTAAVDLESVAVHEIGHLLGLGHSSVEESIMYPTITTGKRKVDLTNDDVEGIQYLYGANPNFNGTSPPSTTTRQRDTGSFGAAWRIDGSSRLTIFSLLLSTVGLFSWLLP, encoded by the coding sequence ATGAGGTTTTGCGTTCTAGGGTTATTATCATTCATCCTAATCGCTTCTCCCGTCTCCGCCTGGTTCTTCCCCAACTCCACCTCCATCCCTCCGTCTCTACGTAACACCACACGCGTTTTCTGGAACGCTTTCTCCAACTTCACCGGCTGCCACCACGGGCAAAACGTGGACGGTCTCTTCCGCATCAAAAAATACTTCCAACGTTTTGGTTACATCCCCGAAACATACACTGGAAACTTCACCGATGATTTCGACGACATCCTCAAAGCGGCCGTGGAGTTGTACCAAAAGAACTTCCGGCTTGACGTCACCGGAGAGCTCGACGCGCCAACCATCAAACACATCGTGATCCCGCGTTGCGGAAACCCCGACGTGGTCAACGGTACCTCGGTCATGCACAACGGGAGAAGAAAGACCTTCGAGGTCAACTTCTCCCCCGGGGGACGTATACCGCGTTTGCATACGGTCAAACACTATACCCTCTTCCCGGGGGAGCCACGGTGGCCGAAAGACCGCCGTGACTTAACCTACGCGTTCGACCCGCGAAACCCATTAACCGATGAGGTCAAGGGGGTGTTTGCACGCGCGTTCGGACGCTGGGCCGAGGTGACGGAGTTAAACTTCACGAACATCGAGTCTTTCACGACGTCAGACATCACCATAGGGTTTTACACGGGAGATCACGGCGACGGCGAGCCTTTTGACGGCGTGTTGGGCACGTTAGCTCACGCTTTCTCTCCTCCGAGCGGGAAGTTCCACCTCGACGCAGACGAGAACTGGGTTGTCTCCGGGGACCTCGATAGTTTCCTCTCCGTTACGGCGGCGGTTGATCTTGAATCGGTGGCGGTTCACGAGATTGGTCATCTTCTTGGTTTAGGACATTCCTCGGTGGAAGAGTCGATCATGTATCCGACCATCACCACGGGGAAGCGTAAAGTTGACTTGACGAATGATGACGTGGAAGGGATACAGTACTTGTACGGTGCGAACCCTAACTTCAACGGGACATCGCCACCGTCTACCACCACTCGTCAACGAGATACTGGTAGCTTTGGTGCTGCTTGGAGAATCGACGGTTCATCGAGGTTGACGATTTTCAGTCTCTTGTTGTCAACCGTTGGATTGTTCTCGTGGTTGTTACCGTAG
- the LOC103830894 gene encoding serine/arginine repetitive matrix protein 1, translating into MSEASRRSRVTITLGRSGQVVSRDGTDIDELPRVGTKRSVKERLGNQFDSSSYGSDAVSKRQRGEASFSGNDLQISQHDLRFKLLQKNAQRRTQSEEGSTIDLREMLLSKSKSEQLPRSLDARPRMADPRDDPLPQSRTARGPSQMLSSSSAYSPWARDDIRRRSPERLMSASRGRSPPRNGGSISGTRRSLSPPRSTRSFIGGSRGSSPPRSSGRMISHPRNVSPPPRSGGRMIGHHRDLSPPRSAGRIFSHPRDMSPPRNAGSISGTPRALSPSRNTRSFTGGSRGLSPPRNDGRMFGHPRDLSPPPRTTGRMISSTPRDISPPRNPRSFSSGSRALSPTRNMGSSYMGSSRGFSPSRNPGSSYVGSSRGSPPPRSIDDFHGRSRMVDDVRPSPYAVRGVVNNQAPGSGITLSRTMLPPPVPNPHPLPPLSQLPPLESMMQNSPFPMEEPLTVESFLNSLGLGKYFLAFKREEVDMTTIKQMKESDLKDLIIPMGPRKKILQAIACLPKR; encoded by the exons ATGTCAGAAGCTTCTCGGCGGAGTAGGGTCACTATTACTCTAGGCCGTAGTGGCCAG GTGGTGAGTCGAGATGGAACTGATATAGATGAGCTGCCCAGAGTTGGGACCAAGCGCTCTGTCAAAGAAAGACTAGGGAATCAGTTTGATAGTTCTTCTTACGGAAGTGATGCGGTCAGTAAAAG GCAAAGAGGGGAAGCAAGTTTCAGTGGAAATG ATTTGCAGATCAGTCAACATGATCTACGTTTCAAACTGTTGCAAAAAAATGCACAGAGGCGAACTCAGAGCGAGGAAGGCAGCACTATCGATCTTCGTGAAATGCTGCTCTCCAAGTCCAAGAGTGAGCAGCTTCCTCGTAGCCTTGATGCTCGACCTCGTATGGCTGACCCGAGGGATGACCCGTTGCCTCAATCAAGAACTGCTCGTGGTCCCTCTCAGATGCTTTCATCAAGCAGTGCGTATTCTCCATGGGCCCGGGATGATATACGACGGAGATCTCCAGAGAGGCTTATGAGTGCTTCCAGGGGCCGATCGCCACCAAGAAATGGTGGAAGTATCAGTGGCACTCGAAGATCTCTTTCACCGCCGAGGAGCACCAGAAGCTTCATTGGTGGTTCTAGGGGTTCATCACCGCCAAGAAGTTCTGGAAGAATGATTAGCCATCCAAGGAATGTATCGCCGCCACCAAGAAGTGGTGGAAGGATGATTGGCCATCATAGGGATCTATCACCGCCGAGAAGTGCTGGAAGAATATTTAGCCATCCAAGGGATATGTCGCCGCCAAGAAACGCTGGAAGTATCAGTGGCACTCCAAGGGCTCTTTCACCATCCAGGAACACCAGAAGCTTCACTGGTGGTTCCAGGGGTCTATCACCGCCGAGAAATGATGGAAGAATGTTTGGCCATCCAAGGGATCTATCACCTCCTCCAAGAACGACTGGAAGGATGATTAGCAGCACTCCAAGGGATATATCACCGCCAAGGAACCCCAGAAGCTTCAGTAGTGGCTCTAGAGCTCTGTCCCCAACTAGAAACATGGGAAGCAGCTACATGGGTTCTTCTCGGGGGTTTTCTCCTTCGAGGAATCCTGGAAGCAGCTACGTGGGTTCTTCCAGGGGTTCTCCTCCACCAAGGAGCATTGATGATTTCCATGGACGAAGCAGGATGGTTGATGATGTTAGACCATCACCGTATGCAGTTAGAGGTGTAGTAAATAATCAAGCACCAGGAAGTGGCATTACTCTTTCTAGGACAATGTTGCCTCCACCGGTTCCAAACCCTCATCCATTACCTCCTTTGAGTCAGCTTCCTCCACTTGAAAGTATGATGCAGAACAGTCCCTTCCCT ATGGAAGAGCCTCTAACAGTAGAGAGCTTTCTAAATTCACTTGGACTTGGAAAATACTTCCTTGCCTTTAAGAGAGAGGAA GTGGACATGACGACGATAAAGCAGATGAAAGAAAGTGATCTAAAAGATCTCATCATACCAATG GGTCCAAGGAAGAAGATTCTACAGGCCATAGCGTGTCTTCCAAAACGGTAG